One segment of Xiphias gladius isolate SHS-SW01 ecotype Sanya breed wild chromosome 1, ASM1685928v1, whole genome shotgun sequence DNA contains the following:
- the madd gene encoding MAP kinase-activating death domain protein isoform X9 — translation MEKKKMCPRLLDYLVVVGARQPSSDSVAQTPQLLRRYPLEDHHDFPLPPDVVFFCQPEGCLSIRQRRVSLRDDSSFVFTLTDKDSGITRYGICVNFYRSFQRGHHRARGDKSSHTETAAQAAETTSEGSDGSGGGPPSALPPPNNADSAPPPASGEESGKPGAELNAGKSPQHRRSSAKVAPRNRNSTLTSLCILSHYPFFSTFRECLYILKRLVDCCSQRLTQRAGLPRATQRDTMWRVFTGALSVEEKGSQLLADLREIESWVYRLLRSPVPVPGQRRVDVEVLPHELKRPLTFALPDNSRFSMVDFPLHLPLELLGVDACLQVLSCVLLEHKVILQSRDYNALSMSVMAFVAMIYPLEYMFPVIPLLPTCMASAEQLLLAPTPYIIGVPASFFLYKCDFKMPDDVWLVDLDSSKVIAPTNAEMLPPLPEPEAGELKKHLKQCLVRLTVITQKQIFSSEYKALASMSLNTQPILNLEKFQEGQEMPLLPPGRDKASPSSTEFNPLIYGNDVDSVDVATRVAMVRFFNSPNVLQGFQMHTRTLRLFPRPVVAFQSSSFLASRPRRSGFADKLSHTQAVEFYGEWALNPTNLAFQRIHNNVFDPSLIGDKPKWYAHQLQPVVYRVYDGSSQLVEAMAGPLEDEGNESDPTDSGSDSEAYDDSSSSYSSLGDLVSEMIQGDIQGDTPSLDPPTHAALGDASEVEFQDFHDFREGHGSEGPPSGEGPAEPSDGQPLRSSSSTTASSSPSTIIQGVNNEQGEAPEIEASASAALQNPVPGLGSQPFLRPTADAGLVDPANKKQEYDNPYFEPQYGFPSEDDPDAEEQVESYTPRFNQNLNGNKIQRPLRPSSLRLPGESDGEGDSRNSSPNSTISNSSNDGFGGLMSFASNLYKNHGTSFSLSNLALPNKAAREKSTPFPSLKGARAPRALVDQKSSVIKHSPTVKRESPSPQGRVNNTSENQQFLKEVVQSVLDGQGVGWLNMKKVRRLLENEQLRVFVLSKLNRAVQSEEDARQEIIRDVEVSRKVYKGMLDILKCTVSSLEHSYTNAGLGGMASVFSLLEIARTHYQTKGPEGAKQQRPQVTDAEEKKSQISADSGLSVTSGSQRSDTESVASLEPPILTRSTSQDSEASTVISNSSGETLGADSDLSSTAGDGLIGRTAPHLTQSRGTLSDSEIETNPATSSVFGKTHTLKPGAKDHVPTMAKGPPPQPMEDISMRIYLCEGLLGRDKSSVWDQLEDAAMETFSLSKERSTLWDQLQFWEDAFLDAVMLEREGMGMDQGPQEMIERYLSLGEHDRKRLEDDEDRLLATLLHNMIAYMLMMKVNKNDIRKKVRRLMGKSHIGLTYSQEINELLDKLAHMNGRELCIRPSGSRHIKKQTFVVHAGTDTTGDIFFMEVCDDCIVLRSNIGTVYERWWYEKLINMTYCPKTKVLCLWRRNGQETQLNKFYTKKCRELYYCVKDSMERAAARQQSIKPGPELGGEFPVQDMKTGEGGLLQVTLEGINLKFMHSQVFIELSHIKKCNTVKGVFVLEEFVPETKEVVIHKYKTPMAHQICYSVLCLFSYMAAVKGKEAEGKAKILSPRPLPS, via the exons atggagaaaaagaaaatgtgcccTCGCCTTCTCGACTACTTGGTAGTGGTTGGAGCAAG GCAACCAAGTAGTGACAGTGTGGCCCAGACACCTCAGCTCCTCCGCCGCTACCCACTGGAGGACCACCACGACTTCCCACTCCCACCAGATGTGGTGTTTTTCTGCCAACCAGAGGGCTGCCTCAGTATACGCCAGCGTAGGGTTAGCCTTCGTGACGACTCCTCATTTGTTTTCACGCTGACTGACAAGGACTCAGGAATCACCCGCTACGGAATCTGCGTCAACTTCTACCGCTCTTTTCAGCGAGGACATCACCGTGCTCGTGGGGACAAGAGCAgtcacacagagacagcagcaCAGGCAGCGGAGACCACTAGTGAAGGGTCTGATGGCAGCGGTGGAGGCCCACCTTCCGCGTTACCTCCACCCAACAATGCTGACTCAGCACCTCCGCCTGCCTCTGGAGAAGAGAGTGGAAAACCAGGTGCCGAGCTAAATGCTGGCAAATCCCCACAGCACAGACGAAGTTCTGCTAAGGTGGCACCCAGGAACCGCAACAGCACACTGACCTCGCTGTGCATACTCAGCCACTACCCATTTTTCTCTACCTTCAGGGAATGCTTATATATTCTCAAGAGGCTGGTGGACTGCTGCAGTCAGAGGCTAACACAACGTGCTGGGCTCCCTCGTGCAACCCAGAG gGACACCATGTGGCGGGTTTTTACTGGTGCACTGTCAGTAGAAGAGAAAGGCAGCCAGCTGCTGGCCGACCTGCGGGAGATTGAATCGTGGGTGTACCGGTTGCTGCGTTCACCAGTACCAGTGCCTGGTCAGAGACGTGTGGATGTGGAAGTGTTGCCCCATGAACTCAAACGGCCACTCACTTTTGCCCTGCCTGACAACTCCCGCTTCTCCATGGTCGACTTCCCCCTACACCTCCCCTTAGAGCTGCTGGGTGTGGACGCCTGTCTTCAGGTCCTCAGCTGTGTACTTCTAGAGCACAAG gtcATTCTTCAATCCAGAGATTACAATGCTTTGTCTATGAGCGTCATGGCCTTTGTGGCCATGATCTACCCTCTGGAGTACATGTTCCCTGTTATCCCCTTACTGCCAACATGCATGGCCTCAGCTGAACAG CTCCTTCTTGCCCCCACTCCCTACATTATAGGTGTGCCAGCCAGTTTCTTTCTCtacaaatgtgattttaaaatgccaGACGATGTGTGGCTTGTGGACCTTGACAGCAGCAAG GTTATAGCACCCACCAATGCAGAGATGCTACCACCTCTTCCAGAGCCCGAAGCAGGCGAGCTTAAGAAACATCTGAAACAG TGTCTGGTTAGGTTGACCGTGATCACCCAAAAGCAGATCTTCTCCTCTGAATATAAG GCCTTGGCCAGTATGAGTTTGAACACCCAACCCATTCTGAACCTGGAGAAGTTCCAGGAAGGTCAGGAGATGCCCCTGCTCCCACCTGGACGAGATAAAGCTTCACCATCCTCCACAGAGTTCAACCCTCTAATATACGGCAATGACGTTGATTCTGTTGATGTAGCCACCAG GGTGGCCATGGTACGGTTCTTCAACTCCCCAAATGTTCTTCAGGGGTTCCAGATGCACACTCGCACATTGCGCCTCTTTCCCCGACCAGTGGTGGCTTTTCAGTCGTCGTCTTTTCTTGCATCTCGGCCACGGCGCTCTGGCTTTGCAGATAAACTTTCTCACACCCAGGCAGTGGAGTTCTATGGGGAGTGGGCTCTTAATCCCACCAACCTCGCCTTTCAGAGGATACATAACA ATGTGTTTGACCCCTCCTTAATCGGAGACAAGCCCAAGTGGTATGCTCACCAGCTACAGCCAGTGGTTTACCGAGTGTATGATGGAAGCTCCCAGCTGGTTGAAGCTATGGCTGGTCCCTTGGAGGATGAGGGCAACGAATCTGATCCCACAGACAG tggTAGTGACAGTGAGGCATACGATGACTCCAGCTCATCCTATTCCTCCCTTGGAGACCTTGTGAGTGAGATGATCCAAGGTGACATCCAGGGAGACACACCAA GCTTGGACCCCCCTACCCATGCGGCACTGGGAGATGCCAGTGAGGTTGAGTTTCAAGACTTCCATGACTTCAGGGAAGGTCATGGCTCGGAGGGTCCACCTAGTGGGGAGGGACCTGCCGAACCCTCTGATGGACAACCGCTTCGCTCAAGCTCCAGCACGACTGCAAGCTCAAGTCCCAGCACAATCATCCAGGGAGTCAACAAT gagCAGGGGGAAGCACCTGAAATTGAAGCATCAGCAAGTGCTGCTTTACAGAACCCTGTCCCCGGATTGGGCAGTCAGCCATTCCTCAGGCCTACAGCTGACGCTGGCCTGGTGGACCCAGCCAACAAAAAGCAAGAGTATGACAACCCATACTTTGAGCCCCAGTATGGCTTCCCCTCAGAGGATGACCCTGATGCAGAAGAGCAAGTGGAGTCATACACCCCTCGATTCAACCAGAACCTCAATGGCAACAA GATACAGCGTCCTTTACGGCCCAGTAGCCTGAGGCTCCCAGGAGAGTCTGATGGGGAGGGAGACTCCCGCAACAGCTCGCCAAACTCCACCATttcaaacagcagcaatgatGGATTTGGAGGACTTATGTCTTTTGCCA GCAATCTTTACAAGAACCACGGCACTAGTTTCAGTCTGTCCAATCTTGCCCTTCCCAACAAGGCAGCAAGGGAGAAATCAACGCCTTTCCCCAGCCTGAAAG GCGCACGTGCACCACGAGCACTTGTGGACCAGAAGTCTTCAGTAATCAAGCACAGTCCAACAGTGAAGAGAGAATCTCCCTCTCCTCAGGGTCGAGTCAACAACACAAG TGAGAACCAGCAGTTCTTGAAGGAAGTGGTGCAGAGTGTTCTTGATGGTCAGGGAGTGGGCTGGCTCAACATGAAAAAAGTGCGCCGTCTGTTGGAGAACGAGCAGCTTCGTGTCTTTGTGCTGAGCAAGCTGAACAGAGCCGTCCAGTCAGAGGAAGATGCCAGACAGGAGATCATACGTGATGTG GAGGTGAGCAGAAAGGTGTACAAAGGCATGTTGGACATCTTGAAATGCACAGTTTCCAGTCTGGAGCACTCTTACACTAATGCAGGCCTCGGAGGAATGGCCAGTGTCTTCAGCTTATTGGAAATAGCACGCACACATTATCAAACCAAAG GGCCCGAAGGAGCAAAGCAGCAGCGCCCCCAGGTGACGGatgcagaggagaagaaatcaCAGATCAGTGCTGACAGTGGCCTCAGTGTCACATCTGGATCTCAG AGGAGCGACACAGAGTCTGTAGCGAGCTTGGAGCCACCAATCCTGACAAGAAGCACCAGCCAGGACTCAGAGGCCAGCACAGTG ATCAGCAATAGCTCTGGAGAGACTCTTGGAGCTGACAGTGACCTGAGCAGCACAGCGGGAGACGGCCTCATTGGGAGAACTGCTCCGCATTTAACTCAGTCCAGAGGGACTCTTTCTGACAGTGAGATTGAAACCAATCCAGCCACCAGCTCAGTGTTT GGAAAGACCCATACTCTGAAACCAGGCGCAAAAGATCACGTACCCACTATGGCAAAGGGGCCGCCTCCGCAGCCCATGGAAGACATCAGTATGAGGATTTACCTTTGTGAAGGCTTGTTGG GCCGTGATAAGAGCTCCGTTTGGGATCAACTAGAGGATGCTGCCATGGAAACCTTTTCTCTAA GTAAGGAGCGCTCCACACTGTGGGACCAGCTGCAGTTCTGGGAGGACGCCTTCTTAGACGCTGTGATGCTGGAGCGTGAGGGCATGGGGATGGACCAGGGACCCCAGGAGATGATCGAAAG ATACCTGTCACTAGGAGAACATGACCGAAAGCGTCTGGAGGATGACGAAGACAGACTTCTGGCCACCCTGCTGCACAATATGATTGCATACATGCTAATGATGAAA GTGAACAAAAATGACATCAGGAAGAAAGTGAGGCGTTTGATGGGGAAGTCCCACATTGGCCTCACATACAGCCAAGAGATCAATGAGCTACTGGACAAACTGGCTCACATG AATGGCCGTGAGCTGTGCATCAGGCCCAGTGGAAGCCGTCACATCAAGAAACAAACATTCGTTGTTCATGCTGGCACTGATACCACAGGAGACATCTTTTTCATGGAG GTTTGTGACGACTGCATAGTCCTGCGCAGCAACATCGGCACAGTTTATGAACGCTGGTGGTACGAGAAGCTCATCAACATGACTTACTGCCCCAAGACCAAGGTGCTGTGTCTCTGGAGACGCAACGGCCAAGAGACACAGCTCAACAAGTTCTATACCAAAAAG TGTCGTGAACTCTACTACTGTGTTAAAGACAGCATGGAAAGAGCTGCAGCAAGACAGCAGAGCATTAAACCAG GGCCAGAGCTGGGCGGAGAGTTTCCCGTCCAGGACATGAAAACGGGCGAAGGTGGACTGCTGCAGGTCACGCTGGAAGGAATCAACCTTAAATTCATGCACAGCCAG gttttcatAGAGCTGAGTCACATTAAAAAGTGCAATACAGTGAAGGGAGTCTTTGTCCTGGAGGAATTTG TTCCTGAAACTAAAGAAGTGGTGATCCACAAGTACAAGACCCCCATG gcacatcAGATCTGTTACTCGGTCCTCTGCCTTTTCTCCTACATGGCGGCAGTGAAGGGGAAGGAGGCGGAAGGAAAAGCCAAGATTCTGTCGCCGAGACCCCTTCCCAGctag
- the madd gene encoding MAP kinase-activating death domain protein isoform X14, giving the protein MEKKKMCPRLLDYLVVVGARQPSSDSVAQTPQLLRRYPLEDHHDFPLPPDVVFFCQPEGCLSIRQRRVSLRDDSSFVFTLTDKDSGITRYGICVNFYRSFQRGHHRARGDKSSHTETAAQAAETTSEGSDGSGGGPPSALPPPNNADSAPPPASGEESGKPGAELNAGKSPQHRRSSAKVAPRNRNSTLTSLCILSHYPFFSTFRECLYILKRLVDCCSQRLTQRAGLPRATQRDTMWRVFTGALSVEEKGSQLLADLREIESWVYRLLRSPVPVPGQRRVDVEVLPHELKRPLTFALPDNSRFSMVDFPLHLPLELLGVDACLQVLSCVLLEHKVILQSRDYNALSMSVMAFVAMIYPLEYMFPVIPLLPTCMASAEQLLLAPTPYIIGVPASFFLYKCDFKMPDDVWLVDLDSSKVIAPTNAEMLPPLPEPEAGELKKHLKQALASMSLNTQPILNLEKFQEGQEMPLLPPGRDKASPSSTEFNPLIYGNDVDSVDVATRVAMVRFFNSPNVLQGFQMHTRTLRLFPRPVVAFQSSSFLASRPRRSGFADKLSHTQAVEFYGEWALNPTNLAFQRIHNNVFDPSLIGDKPKWYAHQLQPVVYRVYDGSSQLVEAMAGPLEDEGNESDPTDSGSDSEAYDDSSSSYSSLGDLVSEMIQGDIQGDTPSLDPPTHAALGDASEVEFQDFHDFREGHGSEGPPSGEGPAEPSDGQPLRSSSSTTASSSPSTIIQGVNNEQGEAPEIEASASAALQNPVPGLGSQPFLRPTADAGLVDPANKKQEYDNPYFEPQYGFPSEDDPDAEEQVESYTPRFNQNLNGNKIQRPLRPSSLRLPGESDGEGDSRNSSPNSTISNSSNDGFGGLMSFASNLYKNHGTSFSLSNLALPNKAAREKSTPFPSLKGARAPRALVDQKSSVIKHSPTVKRESPSPQGRVNNTSENQQFLKEVVQSVLDGQGVGWLNMKKVRRLLENEQLRVFVLSKLNRAVQSEEDARQEIIRDVEVSRKVYKGMLDILKCTVSSLEHSYTNAGLGGMASVFSLLEIARTHYQTKDPEKRKRSPTDSAGSPGSKESPSGRMETARPQGLLNIPHLQLPHNTTGKGARHFDTRSLNEENFIASIGPEGAKQQRPQVTDAEEKKSQISADSGLSVTSGSQRSDTESVASLEPPILTRSTSQDSEASTVISNSSGETLGADSDLSSTAGDGLIGRTAPHLTQSRGTLSDSEIETNPATSSVFGKTHTLKPGAKDHVPTMAKGPPPQPMEDISMRIYLCEGLLGRDKSSVWDQLEDAAMETFSLSKERSTLWDQLQFWEDAFLDAVMLEREGMGMDQGPQEMIERYLSLGEHDRKRLEDDEDRLLATLLHNMIAYMLMMKVNKNDIRKKVRRLMGKSHIGLTYSQEINELLDKLAHMNGRELCIRPSGSRHIKKQTFVVHAGTDTTGDIFFMEVCDDCIVLRSNIGTVYERWWYEKLINMTYCPKTKVLCLWRRNGQETQLNKFYTKKCRELYYCVKDSMERAAARQQSIKPGPELGGEFPVQDMKTGEGGLLQVTLEGINLKFMHSQFLKLKKW; this is encoded by the exons atggagaaaaagaaaatgtgcccTCGCCTTCTCGACTACTTGGTAGTGGTTGGAGCAAG GCAACCAAGTAGTGACAGTGTGGCCCAGACACCTCAGCTCCTCCGCCGCTACCCACTGGAGGACCACCACGACTTCCCACTCCCACCAGATGTGGTGTTTTTCTGCCAACCAGAGGGCTGCCTCAGTATACGCCAGCGTAGGGTTAGCCTTCGTGACGACTCCTCATTTGTTTTCACGCTGACTGACAAGGACTCAGGAATCACCCGCTACGGAATCTGCGTCAACTTCTACCGCTCTTTTCAGCGAGGACATCACCGTGCTCGTGGGGACAAGAGCAgtcacacagagacagcagcaCAGGCAGCGGAGACCACTAGTGAAGGGTCTGATGGCAGCGGTGGAGGCCCACCTTCCGCGTTACCTCCACCCAACAATGCTGACTCAGCACCTCCGCCTGCCTCTGGAGAAGAGAGTGGAAAACCAGGTGCCGAGCTAAATGCTGGCAAATCCCCACAGCACAGACGAAGTTCTGCTAAGGTGGCACCCAGGAACCGCAACAGCACACTGACCTCGCTGTGCATACTCAGCCACTACCCATTTTTCTCTACCTTCAGGGAATGCTTATATATTCTCAAGAGGCTGGTGGACTGCTGCAGTCAGAGGCTAACACAACGTGCTGGGCTCCCTCGTGCAACCCAGAG gGACACCATGTGGCGGGTTTTTACTGGTGCACTGTCAGTAGAAGAGAAAGGCAGCCAGCTGCTGGCCGACCTGCGGGAGATTGAATCGTGGGTGTACCGGTTGCTGCGTTCACCAGTACCAGTGCCTGGTCAGAGACGTGTGGATGTGGAAGTGTTGCCCCATGAACTCAAACGGCCACTCACTTTTGCCCTGCCTGACAACTCCCGCTTCTCCATGGTCGACTTCCCCCTACACCTCCCCTTAGAGCTGCTGGGTGTGGACGCCTGTCTTCAGGTCCTCAGCTGTGTACTTCTAGAGCACAAG gtcATTCTTCAATCCAGAGATTACAATGCTTTGTCTATGAGCGTCATGGCCTTTGTGGCCATGATCTACCCTCTGGAGTACATGTTCCCTGTTATCCCCTTACTGCCAACATGCATGGCCTCAGCTGAACAG CTCCTTCTTGCCCCCACTCCCTACATTATAGGTGTGCCAGCCAGTTTCTTTCTCtacaaatgtgattttaaaatgccaGACGATGTGTGGCTTGTGGACCTTGACAGCAGCAAG GTTATAGCACCCACCAATGCAGAGATGCTACCACCTCTTCCAGAGCCCGAAGCAGGCGAGCTTAAGAAACATCTGAAACAG GCCTTGGCCAGTATGAGTTTGAACACCCAACCCATTCTGAACCTGGAGAAGTTCCAGGAAGGTCAGGAGATGCCCCTGCTCCCACCTGGACGAGATAAAGCTTCACCATCCTCCACAGAGTTCAACCCTCTAATATACGGCAATGACGTTGATTCTGTTGATGTAGCCACCAG GGTGGCCATGGTACGGTTCTTCAACTCCCCAAATGTTCTTCAGGGGTTCCAGATGCACACTCGCACATTGCGCCTCTTTCCCCGACCAGTGGTGGCTTTTCAGTCGTCGTCTTTTCTTGCATCTCGGCCACGGCGCTCTGGCTTTGCAGATAAACTTTCTCACACCCAGGCAGTGGAGTTCTATGGGGAGTGGGCTCTTAATCCCACCAACCTCGCCTTTCAGAGGATACATAACA ATGTGTTTGACCCCTCCTTAATCGGAGACAAGCCCAAGTGGTATGCTCACCAGCTACAGCCAGTGGTTTACCGAGTGTATGATGGAAGCTCCCAGCTGGTTGAAGCTATGGCTGGTCCCTTGGAGGATGAGGGCAACGAATCTGATCCCACAGACAG tggTAGTGACAGTGAGGCATACGATGACTCCAGCTCATCCTATTCCTCCCTTGGAGACCTTGTGAGTGAGATGATCCAAGGTGACATCCAGGGAGACACACCAA GCTTGGACCCCCCTACCCATGCGGCACTGGGAGATGCCAGTGAGGTTGAGTTTCAAGACTTCCATGACTTCAGGGAAGGTCATGGCTCGGAGGGTCCACCTAGTGGGGAGGGACCTGCCGAACCCTCTGATGGACAACCGCTTCGCTCAAGCTCCAGCACGACTGCAAGCTCAAGTCCCAGCACAATCATCCAGGGAGTCAACAAT gagCAGGGGGAAGCACCTGAAATTGAAGCATCAGCAAGTGCTGCTTTACAGAACCCTGTCCCCGGATTGGGCAGTCAGCCATTCCTCAGGCCTACAGCTGACGCTGGCCTGGTGGACCCAGCCAACAAAAAGCAAGAGTATGACAACCCATACTTTGAGCCCCAGTATGGCTTCCCCTCAGAGGATGACCCTGATGCAGAAGAGCAAGTGGAGTCATACACCCCTCGATTCAACCAGAACCTCAATGGCAACAA GATACAGCGTCCTTTACGGCCCAGTAGCCTGAGGCTCCCAGGAGAGTCTGATGGGGAGGGAGACTCCCGCAACAGCTCGCCAAACTCCACCATttcaaacagcagcaatgatGGATTTGGAGGACTTATGTCTTTTGCCA GCAATCTTTACAAGAACCACGGCACTAGTTTCAGTCTGTCCAATCTTGCCCTTCCCAACAAGGCAGCAAGGGAGAAATCAACGCCTTTCCCCAGCCTGAAAG GCGCACGTGCACCACGAGCACTTGTGGACCAGAAGTCTTCAGTAATCAAGCACAGTCCAACAGTGAAGAGAGAATCTCCCTCTCCTCAGGGTCGAGTCAACAACACAAG TGAGAACCAGCAGTTCTTGAAGGAAGTGGTGCAGAGTGTTCTTGATGGTCAGGGAGTGGGCTGGCTCAACATGAAAAAAGTGCGCCGTCTGTTGGAGAACGAGCAGCTTCGTGTCTTTGTGCTGAGCAAGCTGAACAGAGCCGTCCAGTCAGAGGAAGATGCCAGACAGGAGATCATACGTGATGTG GAGGTGAGCAGAAAGGTGTACAAAGGCATGTTGGACATCTTGAAATGCACAGTTTCCAGTCTGGAGCACTCTTACACTAATGCAGGCCTCGGAGGAATGGCCAGTGTCTTCAGCTTATTGGAAATAGCACGCACACATTATCAAACCAAAG ACCCAGAAAAACGCAAGCGAAGCCCCACAGACAGTGCTGGCAGCCCAGGGAGTAAAGAGAGTCCTTCTGGTCGTATGGAGACTGCCAGACCTCAGGGCCTTCTGAATATTCCGCACCTGCAGCTGCCGCACAACACAACGGGCAAAGGAGCCCGCCATTTTGATACCCGGAGTCTGAATGAGGAGAACTTTATTGCCTCGATTG GGCCCGAAGGAGCAAAGCAGCAGCGCCCCCAGGTGACGGatgcagaggagaagaaatcaCAGATCAGTGCTGACAGTGGCCTCAGTGTCACATCTGGATCTCAG AGGAGCGACACAGAGTCTGTAGCGAGCTTGGAGCCACCAATCCTGACAAGAAGCACCAGCCAGGACTCAGAGGCCAGCACAGTG ATCAGCAATAGCTCTGGAGAGACTCTTGGAGCTGACAGTGACCTGAGCAGCACAGCGGGAGACGGCCTCATTGGGAGAACTGCTCCGCATTTAACTCAGTCCAGAGGGACTCTTTCTGACAGTGAGATTGAAACCAATCCAGCCACCAGCTCAGTGTTT GGAAAGACCCATACTCTGAAACCAGGCGCAAAAGATCACGTACCCACTATGGCAAAGGGGCCGCCTCCGCAGCCCATGGAAGACATCAGTATGAGGATTTACCTTTGTGAAGGCTTGTTGG GCCGTGATAAGAGCTCCGTTTGGGATCAACTAGAGGATGCTGCCATGGAAACCTTTTCTCTAA GTAAGGAGCGCTCCACACTGTGGGACCAGCTGCAGTTCTGGGAGGACGCCTTCTTAGACGCTGTGATGCTGGAGCGTGAGGGCATGGGGATGGACCAGGGACCCCAGGAGATGATCGAAAG ATACCTGTCACTAGGAGAACATGACCGAAAGCGTCTGGAGGATGACGAAGACAGACTTCTGGCCACCCTGCTGCACAATATGATTGCATACATGCTAATGATGAAA GTGAACAAAAATGACATCAGGAAGAAAGTGAGGCGTTTGATGGGGAAGTCCCACATTGGCCTCACATACAGCCAAGAGATCAATGAGCTACTGGACAAACTGGCTCACATG AATGGCCGTGAGCTGTGCATCAGGCCCAGTGGAAGCCGTCACATCAAGAAACAAACATTCGTTGTTCATGCTGGCACTGATACCACAGGAGACATCTTTTTCATGGAG GTTTGTGACGACTGCATAGTCCTGCGCAGCAACATCGGCACAGTTTATGAACGCTGGTGGTACGAGAAGCTCATCAACATGACTTACTGCCCCAAGACCAAGGTGCTGTGTCTCTGGAGACGCAACGGCCAAGAGACACAGCTCAACAAGTTCTATACCAAAAAG TGTCGTGAACTCTACTACTGTGTTAAAGACAGCATGGAAAGAGCTGCAGCAAGACAGCAGAGCATTAAACCAG GGCCAGAGCTGGGCGGAGAGTTTCCCGTCCAGGACATGAAAACGGGCGAAGGTGGACTGCTGCAGGTCACGCTGGAAGGAATCAACCTTAAATTCATGCACAGCCAG TTCCTGAAACTAAAGAAGTGGTGA